A single Flavobacterium sp. 1 DNA region contains:
- a CDS encoding glycan-binding surface protein: protein MKKKLNKFRFLLLFCSVAIGILAVSCNNEDIGSPVIIDVRNYAASPKDTIMTDAIANEQWVVIEGQNLGSALRITFDGVSTSFNTSLITPNNAVVKIPAIVFSKVDENKMYTLEYTTSQGTATFSFHIGPAAPSLTAISDVFAQPNDSVYVYGKDLFLVKSLSYGGVPITSFKADTNGTSVGFLMPNPAPTSGDVVITTLSGMATFKIAAIPTIAGISNENAIANDSVYVYGTYLKSIESISFGGTAITSFKSNSNGRSVGFVLPSSPQTGPVSITTAFGSVTTPYNVHTPTYLQDGVIMNFEGGWDFNGMEGWWGAASGAVNNAANDSFGWLTHTTEFDGVYGTNNTLFPYLNKGVFAGGEGNNWGGTGTNLKPNQWIPTANLSDSVDDWAIKFEMSVAKPWNGISLCFETYFDGSYVYRFEPWKISASSTVAFSTKGWVTVTIPLSAFRAKDTDLGAGMGAPVTSISALLGTGKTGLHLYLKNFGTTNSATGFYGAFDNIRVVKIK, encoded by the coding sequence ATGAAAAAAAAATTAAATAAATTTCGTTTTTTATTACTGTTCTGCTCGGTTGCCATTGGCATCCTAGCGGTATCTTGTAATAATGAGGATATAGGTTCACCTGTTATTATAGATGTGAGAAATTATGCTGCCTCGCCTAAGGATACTATTATGACTGATGCTATTGCAAATGAGCAGTGGGTGGTTATTGAAGGACAAAATTTAGGAAGCGCACTTAGAATAACTTTTGATGGGGTATCCACTTCATTCAATACCAGTTTAATAACTCCTAATAATGCTGTGGTAAAGATACCAGCTATCGTTTTTTCTAAAGTAGATGAGAATAAAATGTACACTCTTGAATATACAACAAGTCAAGGTACAGCAACGTTTTCGTTTCATATTGGTCCAGCAGCACCCTCTCTTACAGCTATTTCCGATGTATTTGCACAACCAAACGATTCGGTGTATGTTTATGGAAAAGATCTCTTTTTAGTTAAAAGCCTTTCTTATGGAGGAGTACCAATTACCTCGTTCAAAGCAGATACTAACGGAACTTCTGTCGGTTTTCTAATGCCAAATCCGGCTCCTACCTCGGGTGATGTGGTAATAACTACATTGAGTGGTATGGCTACTTTTAAAATTGCTGCAATACCAACCATTGCAGGTATTTCTAACGAGAATGCTATTGCAAATGATTCGGTTTATGTTTATGGTACCTACCTTAAAAGTATAGAATCCATTTCTTTCGGCGGTACAGCAATTACTTCTTTCAAATCAAACAGCAATGGAAGATCTGTTGGTTTTGTTTTGCCGTCATCACCACAAACCGGACCTGTATCTATTACAACAGCGTTTGGCTCGGTTACTACTCCATATAATGTTCATACTCCCACATATCTACAAGACGGTGTTATAATGAATTTTGAAGGTGGTTGGGATTTTAATGGTATGGAAGGATGGTGGGGGGCAGCTAGTGGTGCTGTTAATAATGCCGCAAATGATTCTTTCGGCTGGCTTACTCATACAACTGAATTTGATGGAGTATATGGTACGAACAATACTTTGTTTCCATATCTTAATAAAGGTGTTTTTGCTGGTGGCGAAGGGAATAATTGGGGAGGAACTGGTACTAATCTCAAACCAAATCAATGGATACCAACGGCAAATCTTTCGGATTCTGTTGATGATTGGGCAATTAAATTTGAAATGAGTGTTGCTAAACCCTGGAATGGTATTTCCCTTTGTTTTGAAACATACTTTGACGGTAGCTATGTATATCGTTTTGAGCCATGGAAAATCTCTGCTTCGAGTACGGTGGCTTTCTCCACCAAAGGTTGGGTAACAGTAACCATTCCTTTATCTGCATTCCGTGCAAAAGATACAGACCTGGGTGCTGGAATGGGTGCTCCGGTTACGAGTATATCTGCTTTATTGGGTACTGGTAAAACAGGTTTACATCTTTACCTTAAGAATTTCGGCACAACAAATTCAGCAACAGGATTTTATGGAGCTTTTGACAACATCAGGGTCGTGAAAATTAAATAA
- the xyl3A gene encoding xylan 1,4-beta-xylosidase, giving the protein MLLKLKFWFSLSLFVTINLWGQQYPYQNPKLSSEERAKDLMSRLTLKEKVALMLDESEAIPRLGIKKFNWWSEGLHGIRYGYNVSVFPQSIGMAASFDDKLVYNVFTAVSDEFRAKYHELRRAGKENSKFMSLSVWTPNINIFRDPRWGRGQETYGEDPYLTTRIGISVVNGLQGPADSKYKKLLACAKHFAVHSGPEWSRHSLNLNNVNPRDLWETYLPAFKALVQQADVREVMCAYQRLDDEPCCGSTRLLQKILRNDWGFKYLVVSDCGAIADFHSSHKVSSDEAHAAAKAVLSGTDVECGWGYAYNKLPQAVDKGLIDEKEIDERLLRVLAGRFDLGEMDDDSLVLWSKIPVSVIDSKEHKELALKIAQESMTLLQNKNNTLPLSKSAKKIAVIGPNADDEPMLLGNYNGFPSSITTILEGVKTKLPADKVFYDKGCDLIEDKITQSLFENCSFDGKAGMKSTYWNNKEFKGDAVAHEQIVSPIQLTTAGQNQFSRGVNLKGFSGKYEAVYHASQSEEIVLRLEFGGKCDVIVNNETLFSKELWQLAPIRIPYKVEKGKDYQIEVKFSAVNDGVEASLKLNIGREIPVNYDELVYKLKGIDEVIFVGGISPKLEGEEMPVEFYGFKGGDRTNIELPESQRKCLQALKKAGKKVVFVNCSGAAMALTPETESCDAILQAWYGGQSGGQAVADVLFGDYNPSGKLPVTFYKNSEKLGDIEDYSMKGRTYRFMDDALFPFGYGLSYTTFKIGNARLSKTIFKDNETIQLTVPVTNAGKRDGVEVVQVYIRKVNDIEGPLKTLRGYKHVEIPAGKTQEVSVDLNPSSFEFFDWSQRKMMVTPGEYEVYYGNSSDTKNLKTTKITIR; this is encoded by the coding sequence ATGTTATTAAAATTAAAATTTTGGTTTTCTTTAAGTTTGTTTGTTACAATAAATTTATGGGGACAGCAATACCCTTATCAGAATCCTAAATTAAGTTCTGAGGAGCGCGCAAAGGATTTAATGTCCCGTCTTACATTGAAAGAAAAGGTGGCTTTGATGCTCGATGAGTCAGAAGCAATTCCTCGTTTAGGCATAAAAAAATTCAACTGGTGGAGCGAAGGATTGCACGGTATCAGATATGGCTATAATGTATCTGTTTTTCCACAATCCATTGGGATGGCAGCTTCGTTTGACGATAAGCTGGTTTACAATGTTTTCACCGCTGTTTCTGATGAATTTCGTGCCAAATATCATGAGCTTCGAAGAGCTGGAAAGGAAAACAGCAAATTTATGAGTTTGTCGGTTTGGACACCAAACATAAATATATTCCGCGATCCACGGTGGGGGCGTGGACAGGAAACCTATGGTGAGGATCCCTACCTGACCACTCGTATCGGGATTTCTGTGGTAAATGGACTTCAGGGACCTGCTGATTCAAAATACAAAAAACTATTGGCGTGTGCCAAACATTTTGCGGTGCATTCCGGTCCTGAATGGAGCAGGCATTCGTTGAACCTGAACAACGTCAATCCACGTGATTTGTGGGAAACCTATTTGCCGGCATTCAAAGCGTTGGTTCAGCAGGCTGATGTGCGCGAAGTGATGTGCGCCTATCAGCGTTTAGATGATGAACCTTGTTGTGGCAGCACACGCCTGTTGCAAAAAATCCTTCGCAACGACTGGGGTTTCAAATACCTTGTTGTTTCCGATTGTGGTGCCATTGCAGATTTTCACAGCAGTCATAAAGTTTCGTCAGATGAAGCGCATGCAGCAGCTAAAGCTGTTCTGTCCGGTACCGATGTAGAGTGTGGCTGGGGTTATGCCTACAACAAATTACCTCAGGCCGTTGATAAAGGATTGATTGATGAAAAAGAGATAGATGAACGTTTGTTGAGGGTTTTGGCTGGACGTTTCGACTTAGGCGAAATGGACGATGATTCATTGGTATTGTGGTCAAAAATTCCTGTGTCGGTAATTGATTCCAAAGAGCATAAGGAATTGGCCCTTAAAATAGCCCAGGAGTCAATGACACTGCTTCAAAATAAAAATAATACCCTTCCATTGTCAAAATCAGCAAAAAAAATTGCTGTAATTGGGCCTAATGCCGACGATGAACCTATGTTGTTAGGCAATTACAATGGTTTTCCATCAAGTATCACTACTATTTTGGAGGGCGTTAAAACAAAACTTCCTGCAGATAAAGTATTTTACGATAAAGGCTGTGACCTGATTGAAGACAAGATTACCCAAAGCCTTTTCGAGAACTGCTCCTTTGATGGAAAAGCAGGAATGAAGTCAACTTATTGGAATAACAAAGAATTTAAGGGAGATGCCGTAGCACATGAGCAGATTGTAAGTCCGATACAATTGACTACTGCGGGTCAAAACCAATTTAGCCGTGGGGTAAATCTTAAAGGGTTTTCCGGAAAATATGAAGCGGTTTACCATGCCAGCCAATCAGAGGAAATAGTTTTAAGATTGGAATTTGGTGGAAAATGCGATGTGATTGTAAACAATGAGACCTTGTTTTCAAAAGAATTATGGCAATTAGCACCAATCAGGATCCCGTATAAGGTTGAAAAAGGGAAAGACTACCAGATTGAGGTTAAATTTTCAGCAGTTAATGATGGAGTAGAAGCAAGTCTTAAATTAAATATAGGCAGGGAGATTCCGGTTAATTATGATGAATTGGTATATAAATTAAAAGGAATAGATGAAGTGATTTTTGTCGGTGGAATTTCGCCAAAATTAGAAGGAGAGGAAATGCCAGTAGAATTCTATGGTTTCAAAGGTGGCGATCGAACCAATATTGAACTTCCTGAATCGCAGCGCAAATGTTTACAGGCGTTGAAAAAAGCAGGTAAAAAGGTGGTGTTTGTAAACTGCTCAGGAGCTGCTATGGCATTAACTCCTGAAACAGAAAGCTGCGATGCCATCCTTCAGGCCTGGTATGGGGGACAATCCGGAGGTCAGGCTGTGGCCGATGTTCTTTTCGGAGATTACAATCCTTCAGGAAAATTGCCGGTTACTTTCTATAAGAATTCAGAAAAGCTTGGCGATATTGAAGATTATTCAATGAAAGGAAGAACCTATAGGTTTATGGACGATGCCTTGTTTCCTTTTGGATATGGTTTAAGTTATACTACTTTCAAAATAGGGAATGCCAGATTAAGTAAAACTATATTTAAAGACAATGAGACAATCCAATTGACCGTGCCGGTTACAAATGCGGGAAAACGCGATGGTGTAGAGGTGGTGCAGGTTTACATTCGGAAAGTAAATGATATTGAAGGCCCTTTAAAAACCTTACGAGGATATAAACATGTGGAAATTCCGGCAGGTAAAACCCAAGAAGTTTCCGTTGACCTGAATCCTTCTTCATTTGAATTTTTCGATTGGAGTCAGCGTAAAATGATGGTGACACCCGGCGAATATGAGGTTTATTACGGGAATAGCTCCGATACAAAGAATCTGAAAACAACAAAAATTACTATTCGCTAA
- a CDS encoding cellulase family glycosylhydrolase, whose product MKKINNLYKIAMLLFIVTAAISCSNNDGGEVPKLIVSTEKLAFEPIGGSLEITVDSNAKWKIENASSWVKTDILAGDAGVTKVVLTAGRSTSIASNTVTIRISADNGQARRVIISQAPDIYPSFNTDPIPPDPTGMGSTATEINAGIKLGINIWNTMETPYGEEGWGNPKITQNLIDVLKSGGFNAIRIPCQYWVSHADKKTGIIDPVWLNRLKEVVQYCVNDGMYVMVNDHHDGFSDFKATSSKLDSIKAIQRIIWEQVATKLRDFDEKVMFASNNEPDAKTLTEVTNLYDFHQIFIKAVRSTGGKNAYRTLVIQAPNTSLDLATFFSVGANPGLPVDTVPNKLILEFHWYSPPNFCILGGDASWGKEWRYWGKNYHSLTDPTHSSSASMEEGYMESTLQLARQRFVDKGIPLLMGEFGVQYHADHCPTPADSLLSLKSTAHFYGHLVRTARANKISPFLWAGVINRGTETLDNRRDLDSLRVAAGLSLMTGKQVIRNK is encoded by the coding sequence ATGAAAAAAATTAATAATCTTTACAAAATTGCAATGTTACTTTTTATAGTAACAGCTGCCATTTCGTGTTCAAATAATGATGGGGGCGAAGTTCCAAAACTAATAGTTTCAACAGAGAAACTTGCGTTCGAACCTATTGGAGGCTCATTGGAAATTACAGTTGACTCAAATGCAAAATGGAAAATTGAAAATGCCTCATCATGGGTGAAAACAGATATATTAGCTGGTGATGCAGGTGTTACTAAAGTTGTTTTGACAGCAGGTCGAAGTACAAGTATCGCCTCTAATACGGTAACTATTAGAATTAGTGCCGATAATGGGCAAGCAAGACGTGTCATAATTTCACAAGCACCTGATATATATCCATCTTTTAATACAGATCCAATCCCACCAGATCCTACAGGTATGGGAAGCACTGCTACAGAAATAAATGCAGGTATTAAACTGGGAATAAATATTTGGAACACCATGGAAACTCCTTATGGAGAAGAAGGTTGGGGGAATCCTAAGATAACACAAAACCTAATTGATGTTCTTAAAAGTGGTGGTTTTAATGCCATAAGAATTCCTTGTCAATATTGGGTTTCGCATGCCGATAAAAAAACTGGAATAATTGATCCTGTTTGGTTAAACAGGTTAAAAGAAGTAGTACAATATTGTGTTAATGACGGTATGTATGTGATGGTAAATGATCATCATGATGGTTTTTCGGATTTTAAAGCGACTAGTTCAAAATTAGATAGCATAAAAGCGATTCAAAGGATTATTTGGGAACAGGTAGCTACTAAATTGCGTGATTTTGATGAGAAAGTAATGTTTGCAAGTAACAATGAACCTGATGCTAAAACATTAACTGAAGTTACCAATTTATATGATTTTCACCAAATATTTATCAAAGCTGTTCGTTCTACCGGAGGAAAAAATGCTTATCGTACTTTGGTTATTCAAGCTCCAAACACATCACTTGATTTAGCAACTTTCTTTTCTGTTGGTGCAAATCCTGGTCTGCCAGTCGATACGGTTCCTAATAAATTGATACTTGAATTTCACTGGTATTCTCCGCCAAATTTTTGTATATTAGGTGGTGATGCTAGTTGGGGTAAAGAGTGGCGTTATTGGGGTAAAAACTATCATTCACTAACAGACCCAACACACAGTTCTAGTGCATCAATGGAAGAAGGATATATGGAAAGTACCTTACAATTGGCTAGACAAAGATTTGTAGATAAGGGTATTCCTTTATTGATGGGTGAATTTGGGGTACAATACCATGCCGATCATTGTCCAACCCCAGCAGATTCATTATTGTCTTTAAAGTCAACTGCACATTTCTATGGACATCTCGTAAGAACTGCCCGTGCCAATAAAATATCTCCATTTTTGTGGGCTGGTGTAATAAACAGGGGAACCGAAACACTAGACAATCGAAGAGATTTAGACTCACTGCGTGTTGCAGCTGGATTGTCATTAATGACTGGTAAACAAGTAATTAGAAATAAATAA
- a CDS encoding glycoside hydrolase family 44 protein encodes MKTNKLFFLKFLLFSFCCLTSTATFAQAVQITVNAAVNKKKISPYIYGRNEGLENSVQFYKDAGLRFVRIGGNNATTYNWQAKLDVHPDWYNNVYASDWDVVAQRVMNNSSNNIQGMFTFQLLGRVASSNQHNFNDWDFNQAQYWSGLSQNLAGGGVVNPAGGGKALVDGNIDLFTKPWPADSSVGILNDWFGAGGKGYDKNRFVYWSMDNEVDIWSGTHDYAMPVQISAAAFMDRYIELAKKAKAIYPGIKLCGPVNTSEWFWYKWANESIWLNGKYYPWLEYFIKRLGDEYKATGIKLVDVIDIHNYPSYNNDTEALQGHRIYYDQTYDYPGSSGIRSINGGWDDSLKKQYIFKRINDWVAEEFGANNGITVGVSEWGTMSSSNPSLESVIYASHLGTFANNGVELFTPWNWSIGMWETLHLFSKNAKEYSVSSVSSAENTVSAYSSINEAADAMTVIIVNKDMNSSQNVTVNLNGFSIANGNYTTLQLSSLPATETFVSETQNAVKTSQVSVNSNSLTISVPKLSTTAILLKKASVVVTIKNKATGLAIDGMYRYNNGAVAGQWTYSGNTAQQWEQVAEGNYFKFKNVASGLYLNGNGQTTPGSAVYQASNSTDWNLQWSKETAGAYTKFKNRNTGLYLDGMWRGSNSDLGQYTASTGDPQQWTVTTFGSGTQKPASATTKIVTEDQAESQVLLYPNPFADDLKLEVTHYKGELQIDVTDMLGRVLESIKVDNKSGTISIGASLKSGLYIVRVNGTDWSKSFKVLKK; translated from the coding sequence ATGAAAACAAACAAATTATTTTTTTTAAAATTTTTATTGTTTAGCTTTTGTTGTCTTACCAGTACTGCAACATTTGCTCAGGCTGTTCAGATTACGGTTAATGCTGCTGTAAACAAAAAAAAGATATCGCCATACATTTATGGACGAAATGAAGGCTTGGAAAATTCTGTGCAGTTTTATAAAGATGCGGGCTTACGCTTCGTGCGTATTGGGGGTAATAATGCGACAACTTATAACTGGCAGGCAAAACTAGATGTTCATCCTGACTGGTATAATAATGTTTATGCTTCTGATTGGGATGTAGTGGCACAAAGAGTTATGAACAATAGCTCCAACAACATTCAGGGGATGTTTACTTTTCAATTATTGGGCAGAGTTGCATCCAGCAACCAGCATAATTTCAATGACTGGGATTTCAACCAGGCACAGTATTGGTCTGGTCTTAGTCAAAATTTAGCGGGTGGAGGAGTAGTAAATCCAGCTGGTGGCGGAAAGGCTCTGGTTGATGGAAACATTGATTTATTTACTAAGCCATGGCCAGCTGACTCTTCAGTAGGAATTCTTAATGATTGGTTTGGAGCCGGTGGTAAAGGGTATGATAAAAACCGTTTTGTATACTGGAGTATGGACAACGAGGTAGATATATGGAGTGGTACACACGATTATGCTATGCCAGTACAGATATCGGCCGCTGCATTCATGGACCGTTACATCGAATTAGCGAAGAAGGCAAAAGCTATATATCCTGGTATCAAACTTTGCGGTCCTGTTAACACTTCCGAATGGTTCTGGTACAAATGGGCAAATGAAAGCATATGGTTAAATGGCAAGTATTATCCATGGCTTGAGTATTTCATTAAACGCCTTGGCGATGAATATAAAGCAACTGGTATCAAACTGGTAGATGTAATAGATATTCACAACTATCCTTCTTATAATAATGACACTGAGGCACTGCAGGGACACCGAATTTATTATGATCAAACCTATGATTATCCGGGTTCAAGCGGTATTAGATCAATTAACGGCGGCTGGGATGATTCACTTAAAAAACAATATATTTTCAAGCGTATCAATGACTGGGTGGCCGAAGAGTTTGGTGCAAATAATGGTATCACAGTTGGTGTAAGCGAATGGGGTACCATGTCAAGCAGCAACCCAAGCCTTGAATCTGTTATCTATGCTTCGCATCTTGGCACATTTGCCAACAATGGCGTTGAATTGTTTACTCCATGGAACTGGTCTATTGGTATGTGGGAAACCTTGCACTTGTTTAGCAAGAATGCTAAAGAATATAGTGTTTCAAGTGTTTCTTCAGCAGAAAATACAGTTTCGGCTTACTCCTCGATAAATGAAGCCGCAGACGCGATGACTGTAATAATTGTAAACAAAGACATGAACTCTTCACAAAATGTGACAGTAAATCTTAACGGATTTTCGATAGCTAATGGAAATTATACGACTTTACAATTATCGTCTTTGCCTGCTACAGAAACTTTTGTATCGGAAACACAAAATGCAGTCAAAACAAGTCAGGTCTCAGTCAACTCAAATTCGTTAACTATATCTGTGCCAAAGCTTTCTACTACAGCCATTCTACTTAAGAAAGCCTCAGTAGTTGTCACGATAAAGAATAAGGCTACGGGGCTGGCAATCGATGGAATGTATAGGTACAATAACGGTGCTGTTGCAGGACAGTGGACTTACAGTGGGAATACTGCACAGCAGTGGGAACAAGTAGCAGAAGGAAATTATTTCAAATTTAAGAATGTGGCTTCAGGTTTATACCTTAACGGTAATGGACAGACCACTCCCGGATCAGCAGTTTATCAGGCCAGCAACAGTACCGATTGGAATTTACAGTGGTCAAAGGAAACAGCCGGAGCATATACCAAATTTAAAAATCGTAATACCGGATTGTATCTTGATGGAATGTGGAGAGGTTCCAATTCAGATTTAGGACAATATACTGCAAGCACAGGAGATCCGCAGCAATGGACAGTAACTACGTTTGGCAGCGGAACTCAAAAGCCAGCATCAGCAACTACTAAAATCGTAACTGAAGACCAGGCAGAAAGCCAAGTGTTATTGTATCCAAATCCATTTGCCGATGATTTAAAATTAGAGGTAACCCATTATAAAGGAGAACTTCAAATAGACGTTACAGATATGTTAGGAAGGGTGTTAGAAAGTATAAAAGTTGATAATAAGTCCGGTACAATATCTATAGGAGCTTCTCTAAAATCAGGTTTATATATAGTAAGAGTAAATGGAACAGACTGGTCTAAATCCTTTAAAGTTTTGAAAAAATAA
- a CDS encoding beta-galactosidase — protein sequence MKITKGKLTVLILFSVIFNFTLSAQKLYVGANYHPHDDKNMEKIKKDIQLMKAGGFTAVRMGHLAWDSYEPSEGNFDFEWFDKVMDMMDQAGIKVILDIAVRPAPMWLHKKFPSIDIVDQKGNTIFPNHRYMEDVGDLNYQKYALRYADVITKRYANHPALAAFGIDNESGDGPISYSETVRQRFIVWLKNKYTTIDKVNKEWATQRWSKRHNEFEEIGLPVEIYAHDTPEKMLDFRRFISDEINQFLFKVIDKVNTNAPNALTNTNAWYYSALKYFDYAPMAYSGKMTRHGAGFYPGNSLTTNWGVMNSLFGIARIQFESTNPFWCSEFTTMTAVPNSIRKSAYATLMYGNQMVCGWTWQSMWAGEEQYLQGMLDWDGIPNRKYDEYKQIATEFKKIEKYFPYNLQAEVGLAFSFPSQIASNDFPKKHDEQLQAAFGIFYYKNMDTRILDISRSTLNYKLLIIPGVTVMDEATANKIREFVKNGGTVIMTSNSALVDETGQIFKTTRPGMLSDVFGVRVASFEETEAFNEIARKAYKGKKLEVTYKGKAVDTESERFEIIESKGAKIMANITSLDKDYPILFSNKYGKGKAIYVGLPVDGSVLNPLIDELIDELGIKKGPVVPLGVMARQIDKNHFLYFNTTGEPKKIEMKGKSRSILLDKEYSDNFTIAPYEPEFIELK from the coding sequence ATGAAGATTACAAAGGGCAAATTAACTGTACTAATTCTATTCTCAGTTATTTTTAATTTCACTTTAAGTGCACAGAAATTATATGTAGGTGCCAATTATCATCCACATGATGATAAGAATATGGAGAAAATAAAAAAGGATATTCAATTAATGAAAGCTGGTGGATTCACTGCAGTCCGTATGGGGCATTTGGCCTGGGACAGTTACGAACCATCTGAAGGTAATTTTGATTTTGAATGGTTTGATAAAGTTATGGATATGATGGATCAGGCCGGAATTAAAGTTATACTGGATATTGCTGTGCGTCCTGCTCCTATGTGGTTACACAAAAAATTTCCATCTATTGATATTGTGGATCAAAAGGGTAATACAATATTTCCAAACCACCGTTATATGGAAGATGTTGGTGATTTGAATTATCAAAAATACGCGTTAAGATACGCAGATGTTATTACCAAAAGATATGCTAATCATCCTGCATTGGCTGCCTTCGGTATTGATAATGAGTCAGGAGACGGTCCTATTTCTTATTCAGAAACAGTAAGACAAAGATTTATAGTTTGGTTAAAAAATAAATATACAACTATTGACAAAGTAAACAAGGAATGGGCTACACAACGTTGGTCTAAAAGGCATAATGAATTTGAAGAAATTGGTCTTCCAGTTGAAATTTATGCCCATGATACTCCTGAGAAAATGCTTGATTTCAGACGCTTCATTTCAGATGAAATCAATCAGTTCCTATTCAAAGTCATTGATAAAGTGAATACCAATGCTCCAAATGCATTAACCAATACTAATGCCTGGTATTATAGCGCACTTAAATATTTTGATTATGCACCTATGGCTTATTCGGGTAAAATGACACGACATGGTGCTGGTTTTTATCCCGGAAATTCCCTGACTACAAATTGGGGAGTTATGAATTCGCTGTTTGGAATAGCACGTATTCAATTTGAAAGTACAAATCCATTTTGGTGCAGTGAATTTACAACTATGACCGCTGTCCCTAATTCGATTAGAAAATCAGCTTATGCAACGCTAATGTATGGAAACCAAATGGTGTGCGGCTGGACATGGCAAAGCATGTGGGCTGGTGAAGAACAATATCTTCAAGGCATGCTTGATTGGGACGGGATACCTAATAGAAAATACGATGAATACAAGCAAATTGCAACTGAATTTAAAAAAATAGAAAAATATTTCCCCTATAATTTGCAGGCAGAAGTAGGTTTGGCTTTTTCGTTTCCAAGTCAGATAGCGAGTAATGATTTTCCAAAAAAACATGATGAACAGCTACAGGCTGCTTTTGGTATTTTTTATTATAAAAATATGGATACCCGAATTCTTGACATTAGCAGAAGTACTTTGAATTATAAATTATTGATAATTCCGGGTGTTACTGTAATGGATGAAGCAACAGCAAATAAAATACGAGAATTTGTTAAGAATGGTGGTACAGTAATAATGACCAGCAATTCGGCGCTTGTTGATGAAACAGGGCAAATATTCAAAACAACCCGTCCAGGAATGCTGAGTGACGTGTTTGGTGTTCGCGTGGCGAGTTTTGAAGAAACTGAAGCATTTAATGAAATAGCCCGCAAGGCATACAAAGGCAAAAAGTTAGAAGTAACTTATAAAGGTAAAGCAGTAGATACAGAGTCAGAGCGTTTTGAGATAATAGAGTCTAAAGGAGCAAAGATTATGGCTAATATAACCAGTTTAGATAAGGATTATCCGATATTGTTTTCTAATAAATATGGCAAAGGGAAGGCTATTTATGTAGGACTTCCAGTTGATGGAAGCGTGCTTAACCCATTGATTGACGAGCTAATTGATGAACTGGGAATTAAAAAAGGACCAGTTGTGCCGTTGGGAGTAATGGCAAGACAAATTGATAAAAATCATTTCTTGTATTTTAATACCACTGGCGAACCAAAAAAGATAGAAATGAAAGGAAAATCAAGAAGTATTCTTTTGGATAAAGAGTATTCAGATAATTTTACTATTGCTCCCTATGAGCCTGAATTTATAGAATTAAAATAG